In Novosphingobium sp. MMS21-SN21R, a single genomic region encodes these proteins:
- a CDS encoding GlsB/YeaQ/YmgE family stress response membrane protein has translation MLNLISIVFTGLVVGVLARFFYPGDVDIGLLRTILLGVGGALVAGLLASWRSRSTFGEGVNRAGCLASVLGAMLLIFIGRSL, from the coding sequence GTGCTGAATCTGATCTCGATCGTCTTCACCGGCCTTGTCGTGGGCGTGCTGGCGCGGTTCTTCTATCCCGGCGATGTGGACATCGGTTTGCTGCGCACGATCCTGCTTGGTGTGGGCGGCGCACTGGTGGCCGGGCTGCTGGCAAGCTGGCGCTCGCGCAGCACGTTCGGCGAGGGCGTGAACCGTGCGGGCTGTCTGGCGTCAGTACTGGGCGCGATGCTGCTGATCTTCATCGGGCGTAGCTTGTAA
- a CDS encoding YifB family Mg chelatase-like AAA ATPase, giving the protein MVALVSTVAYLGLEARAVEVQCQVAPGMPAFKLVGLPDKAVGESRERVQSALSALGLALPPKRITVNLSPADLPKEGSHYDLPIALALLAAMGVVDLEQIADYVAVGELALDGRVLPSPGVLLAALHASGQDKGLICPAAQGPEARWASGIDVIAAPDLVGLLNHLKGTHRLPAPRQGEAEPPRRMADLKQVKGQETAKRALEIAAAGSHNLLMSGPPGAGKSLLASCLPGILPELTPAEALEVSMVASVAGTLEDGRISRARPFRAPHHSASMAALTGGGLKVRPGEVSLAHLGVLFLDELPEFQRAVLDSLRQPLETGEVTVARANAHVTFPARVQLIAAMNPCRCGHLGDPALGCSRAPRCAADYQSKVSGPLLDRIDLHVDVDPVSAADLALPPPAEGSDQVAARVARARGVQTARLEGTGKRSNAELDADLLDLHATPDEPGRKLLAQAAEAMRLSARGYTRMLRVARTIADLAGVETISRVHIAEALSYRRVAPRA; this is encoded by the coding sequence ATGGTCGCGCTGGTATCGACGGTCGCCTATCTCGGGCTTGAGGCGCGCGCGGTGGAAGTGCAGTGTCAGGTCGCGCCCGGCATGCCCGCGTTCAAGCTGGTCGGCCTGCCCGACAAGGCGGTGGGCGAAAGCCGCGAACGGGTGCAGTCGGCGCTCTCCGCATTGGGCCTCGCGCTTCCGCCCAAGCGGATCACCGTGAATCTTTCACCTGCCGACCTGCCGAAGGAAGGCTCGCACTACGATCTGCCCATCGCGCTCGCGCTGTTGGCGGCGATGGGCGTGGTCGATCTCGAGCAGATTGCCGACTACGTGGCGGTCGGCGAACTGGCGCTCGATGGCCGCGTCCTGCCCTCGCCGGGCGTGTTGCTGGCAGCGCTCCATGCCAGCGGTCAGGACAAGGGATTGATCTGCCCCGCCGCACAAGGGCCGGAGGCACGCTGGGCCAGCGGGATTGACGTGATCGCCGCACCCGACCTTGTCGGCCTGCTGAACCACCTCAAGGGCACGCACCGCCTGCCTGCGCCGCGACAGGGCGAGGCCGAGCCGCCGCGCCGCATGGCCGATCTCAAACAGGTCAAGGGACAGGAAACCGCCAAACGCGCGCTCGAAATCGCCGCAGCCGGATCGCACAACCTGCTGATGAGCGGGCCGCCCGGTGCGGGCAAATCGCTGCTCGCCTCATGCCTGCCCGGCATCCTGCCTGAACTGACCCCGGCTGAGGCGCTGGAAGTGTCGATGGTCGCTTCGGTGGCTGGCACGCTGGAGGATGGCCGGATCAGCCGCGCGCGGCCGTTCCGCGCTCCCCACCATTCCGCTTCTATGGCGGCGCTCACCGGCGGCGGTTTGAAAGTGCGCCCCGGCGAGGTCAGCCTCGCGCATCTTGGCGTGCTGTTCCTCGACGAACTGCCCGAATTCCAGCGCGCGGTGCTCGATTCGCTGCGCCAGCCGCTGGAGACGGGCGAAGTGACCGTCGCGCGCGCCAATGCCCACGTTACCTTCCCCGCGCGGGTCCAGTTGATCGCGGCGATGAACCCGTGCCGCTGCGGCCACCTTGGTGATCCAGCGCTCGGCTGCAGCCGCGCCCCGCGCTGCGCCGCCGATTACCAGTCGAAAGTCTCAGGCCCGCTACTCGACCGGATCGATCTGCATGTCGATGTCGATCCCGTCTCAGCCGCCGATCTTGCCCTGCCCCCGCCCGCCGAAGGCTCTGACCAGGTCGCTGCCCGCGTCGCCCGCGCGCGCGGCGTCCAGACCGCGCGATTGGAAGGCACCGGCAAACGCAGCAATGCCGAACTCGATGCCGATCTGCTGGATCTCCATGCCACACCAGACGAACCGGGGCGCAAACTCCTCGCCCAGGCCGCCGAAGCGATGCGCCTCTCGGCGCGCGGCTACACCCGCATGTTGCGCGTAGCGCGCACCATCGCCGACTTGGCTGGCGTGGAAACCATAAGCCGCGTCCACATCGCGGAAGCGCTCAGCTACCGCAGGGTCGCGCCGAGGGCGTAG